A section of the Campylobacter porcelli genome encodes:
- a CDS encoding ATP-binding protein — MYSTLPPVLSELITNSYDADATEVKISMSQNTREKTIEIFDNGCGMSMDELNNNFLQIGRNRRETDNEKVTQKYKRKVTGKKGIGKLSMFGICKEVEVESCKDGKINSFVINYDELMSKSADELLELPPKKDNVETKENSYTKIILRQLTRKTSINIQNLSDSILSRLNLFDDNFICKIIGQDQEEVLDADARKKMLLKDMQFEWHIPNDLKTLKIDQNIIDFIREKNINGSIITTNNTLSDDIKGIALYARGKLANNREFYNVKLSNSHAFSYMSGDINVDYLDDSIEDDNISTARNSLIWENDDLVELREVLSEIIKKIGADWREKRREAKEKILREKHQIDTAWYERKFNSQEDKILAKKITDIVISSDLEEGRIKSLLEYVKGAFEFDIFRKYASEISGNENTDAIIKLMQDWQIIEAKEYYRLAIGRIETINKFKEMIKADTKEVGKVDSMHGFLNQFPWILEPRLSSFEDEQGYRQILIKHFCDSALENIQDRRLDFLCKGFGDTLYVLEIKRSQKIIGIEELKQMQEYYEFIKAHINENNSDRSKYRKVKAYIIGKKLKNDSMVRTRLETLEKSDMFFMSYEDMLSQAEQYHRDFINTYEKTYNLTSINISNQES, encoded by the coding sequence ATGTATAGTACTTTACCGCCAGTTCTATCAGAATTGATTACAAATTCTTATGATGCGGATGCCACAGAAGTCAAGATTTCAATGAGTCAAAATACTAGAGAAAAAACAATAGAAATCTTTGACAATGGTTGTGGTATGAGTATGGATGAGTTAAATAACAATTTTTTGCAAATTGGTAGAAATCGCAGAGAAACCGATAATGAAAAAGTAACTCAAAAATATAAAAGAAAAGTTACTGGCAAAAAAGGTATAGGCAAACTTTCTATGTTTGGCATTTGCAAAGAGGTGGAAGTAGAAAGTTGTAAAGATGGCAAAATAAACAGCTTTGTTATTAATTATGATGAATTAATGAGCAAGAGTGCTGATGAGTTATTAGAGTTGCCACCAAAAAAAGATAATGTAGAAACAAAAGAGAATAGTTATACAAAGATAATATTAAGACAGCTTACTAGAAAAACATCAATTAATATTCAAAATCTATCTGATTCTATATTATCTAGACTAAATTTATTTGATGATAATTTTATATGTAAAATCATTGGACAAGATCAAGAAGAAGTTTTGGATGCTGACGCAAGAAAAAAAATGTTATTAAAAGATATGCAATTTGAATGGCATATTCCAAATGATTTAAAAACTTTAAAAATAGATCAAAATATAATAGACTTTATAAGAGAAAAGAATATAAATGGTAGTATAATAACAACAAATAATACACTTAGCGACGATATAAAAGGTATAGCATTGTATGCAAGAGGCAAGTTGGCAAATAATAGGGAATTTTACAATGTTAAGTTAAGTAATTCACATGCTTTTTCATATATGAGTGGCGATATTAATGTAGATTATTTAGACGATAGTATTGAAGATGACAATATCTCTACTGCTAGAAATTCTCTTATTTGGGAAAATGATGATTTGGTAGAATTGCGAGAGGTATTATCCGAAATAATAAAAAAGATTGGTGCCGATTGGAGAGAGAAAAGACGAGAAGCAAAAGAAAAAATACTCAGAGAAAAACATCAAATTGATACTGCTTGGTATGAAAGAAAATTTAATAGTCAAGAAGATAAGATTTTGGCTAAAAAAATTACAGATATTGTGATATCATCAGATTTGGAAGAAGGTAGAATCAAAAGCTTATTGGAATATGTAAAAGGTGCTTTTGAATTTGATATTTTTAGAAAATATGCAAGTGAAATAAGTGGAAATGAAAATACTGATGCCATCATTAAACTAATGCAAGATTGGCAAATTATTGAAGCAAAAGAATATTATAGATTGGCAATAGGTAGAATAGAAACAATAAACAAATTTAAAGAAATGATAAAAGCAGACACCAAGGAAGTTGGAAAAGTGGATTCTATGCATGGTTTCTTAAATCAATTTCCATGGATACTAGAGCCTAGGCTTTCTAGCTTTGAAGATGAACAGGGATATAGACAAATTTTAATAAAACATTTTTGTGACTCAGCACTAGAAAATATTCAAGACCGTAGACTTGATTTCTTGTGTAAAGGTTTTGGTGATACTTTGTATGTTTTAGAAATAAAAAGAAGCCAAAAAATTATAGGAATAGAAGAATTAAAGCAAATGCAAGAATATTATGAATTTATAAAAGCCCACATAAATGAAAATAATTCAGATAGAAGTAAATATAGAAAAGTTAAAGCATATATAATAGGAAAAAAACTAAAAAACGATAGTATGGTAAGAACAAGACTAGAAACGCTTGAAAAAAGCGATATGTTTTTTATGAGTTATGAGGATATGTTGAGTCAAGCAGAACAATATCATAGGGACTTTATTAACACTTACGAAAAAACATATAATTTAACCAGCATAAATATTTCTAATCAAGAGAGTTAA
- a CDS encoding TrbM/KikA/MpfK family conjugal transfer protein, giving the protein MISSLFVTNLNALTGDRKTACEVLLCLSSGTRPSECNPPLARFFCY; this is encoded by the coding sequence ATGATAAGTTCATTATTTGTTACAAATTTAAATGCCTTAACTGGCGATAGAAAAACAGCTTGCGAAGTGTTGCTTTGCCTCTCAAGCGGAACACGCCCTAGTGAATGCAATCCACCACTTGCTAGATTTTTTTGCTATTAA
- a CDS encoding DNA cytosine methyltransferase yields the protein MLKKIKAIDFFCGAGGMTKGLQLAGIDVFAGVDYDKTCKNTYQKNTHALFINKSIIDIKAKEIKQIFKEYVLKNEYTMITGCAPCQPYSSINTRKKIDDHRKTLLDEFARIIKGVKPHFVLMENVSGLTEKNEYFSKFINMLSTNNYKYEYKILNAKDYGVAQNRKRLFLIATRLKNNKLSFLKIKKTKEITLKDVIYNLEPITHETPSAIDYLHRSLRLNDINLKRIQATRHNGGTRAGWHDSLRAKSHAKKNVFKDNYGRLSWDKPSSTITTKFNQYYSGRFGHPEQDRALSLREGALIQSFPEDYMFFGTDYQIARQIGNAVPVNLSKAIGEIFINSLD from the coding sequence ATGCTAAAGAAAATAAAAGCGATTGATTTTTTTTGTGGTGCTGGAGGTATGACAAAAGGCTTGCAGTTAGCTGGTATTGATGTTTTTGCTGGAGTTGATTATGATAAGACATGTAAAAATACATATCAAAAAAATACACATGCACTTTTTATAAACAAAAGCATTATTGATATAAAAGCAAAAGAAATCAAACAAATTTTTAAGGAATATGTGTTAAAAAATGAATACACAATGATAACTGGTTGTGCTCCTTGTCAGCCATATAGTAGCATAAATACTAGAAAAAAGATTGATGATCATAGAAAAACCTTATTAGATGAGTTTGCTAGAATCATAAAAGGAGTTAAACCTCACTTTGTTTTAATGGAAAATGTAAGTGGGCTAACGGAGAAAAATGAATATTTTTCAAAATTTATTAATATGCTTTCAACTAATAATTATAAATACGAATATAAAATTTTAAATGCTAAAGATTATGGTGTGGCACAAAACAGAAAAAGGCTTTTTTTAATAGCAACAAGACTAAAAAATAATAAACTATCTTTTTTAAAAATAAAAAAAACTAAAGAAATTACTTTAAAAGATGTTATATATAATCTAGAACCAATAACCCACGAAACCCCATCAGCAATAGATTATTTACACAGGTCTTTAAGGCTAAATGATATAAATTTAAAAAGAATACAAGCTACTAGGCACAATGGTGGAACAAGAGCTGGGTGGCATGATTCTTTAAGGGCAAAAAGTCATGCAAAAAAAAATGTGTTTAAAGACAACTACGGAAGATTATCATGGGATAAACCGAGTTCGACAATAACAACAAAATTTAATCAATATTATAGTGGTAGATTTGGACATCCAGAGCAAGACAGGGCTTTATCTTTAAGAGAGGGTGCATTAATTCAATCTTTCCCAGAAGATTATATGTTTTTTGGAACAGACTACCAAATAGCTAGACAAATAGGTAATGCCGTTCCAGTTAATTTATCAAAAGCTATTGGAGAAATTTTTATTAACTCTCTTGATTAG